Proteins from a single region of Hypomesus transpacificus isolate Combined female chromosome 9, fHypTra1, whole genome shotgun sequence:
- the gpr27 gene encoding probable G-protein coupled receptor 27, producing the protein MANTSEFGESNPSLHNYAITASAVKLASLGLIICISLVGNVALSLLVLQDSSLHKAPYYFLLDLCFADVIRSSVCFPFVMISINNGSTWSYSIIECKIIAFMSVLFCFHVAFLLFCVSVTRYMAIAHHRFYSKRMTLWTCVAVICMVWTLSVAMAFPPVFDVGTYKFIREEEQCIFEHRYVKANDTLGFMLMLAVIVGTTHVVYIKMLCFVYDHRKMKPAQLVPAISQNWTFHGPGATGQAAANWIAGFGRGPTPPTLVGIRQASHNGNRRLLVLDEFKMEKRIGKMYYMITLAFLILWAPYIIACYLRVFVKSATIPQVYLTAAVWMTFVQAGANPVLCFIFNKELRMRLRACLPCCLRTQTPMEPYCVI; encoded by the coding sequence ATGGCAAATACAAGTGAGTTTGGGGAAAGCAACCCTTCGCTACATAATTATGCCATCACCGCCTCTGCGGTGAAACTGGCCTCGCTCGGTCTCATCATTTGCATCAGTCTTGTAGGCAATGTGGCGCTGTCCCTACTGGTGCTGCAAGACAGCTCCCTTCACAAGGCTCCGTATTATTTTCTTCTTGATTTGTGCTTTGCAGATGTAATACGCTCTTCAGTGTGTTTTCCATTTGTGATGATATCTATCAACAATGGTTCCACTTGGTCATACAGTATTATAGAATGCAAGATCATTGCTTTCATGTCCGTTCTTTTTTGTTTCCATGTTGCGTTTCTGCTTTTCTGCGTCAGTGTCACCCGATACATGGCAATAGCACACCACAGGTTTTATTCCAAACGAATGACTTTATGGACATGTGTGGCTGTTATTTGCATGGTTTGGACCCTTTCGGTTGCAATGGCTTTCCCTCCGGTTTTTGACGTTGGCACATACAAATTCATCCGTGAGGAGGAGCAGTGTATTTTCGAACACCGATATGTGAAAGCCAACGACACCCTGGGCTTCATGTTGATGCTGGCAGTCATCGTGGGCACAACACACGTTGTTTACATAAAGATGCTTTGTTTCGTTTACGATCATCGCAAAATGAAACCCGCTCAGCTGGTCCCAGCAATAAGCCAAAACTGGACATTCCATGGGCCAGGTGCGACTGGTCAAGCAGCTGCCAATTGGATTGCAGGATTTGGACGTGGTCCCACCCCACCAACGTTGGTGGGCATCAGACAGGCCTCGCATAATGGAAATAGAAGGCTGTTGGTACTAGATGAATTTAAGATGGAGAAACGCATAGGAAAGATGTATTACATGATTACACTGGCGTTCTTGATCCTCTGGGCCCCTTACATCATTGCTTGCTACCTTCGAGTATTCGTCAAAAGTGCCACAATCCCACAGGTCTACCTGACTGCTGCGGTGTGGATGACGTTCGTTCAAGCAGGGGCAAATCCTGTATTATGTTTCATATTCAATAAGGAACTGCGAATGCGTCTCAGAGCCTGTTTGCCGTGCTGTTTGCGCACACAAACCCCAATGGAGCCATACTGTGTCATCTGA